One Pseudorca crassidens isolate mPseCra1 chromosome 21, mPseCra1.hap1, whole genome shotgun sequence DNA segment encodes these proteins:
- the LOC137215979 gene encoding putative claudin-24: MALVFRVAMQFVGILLSLLGWVLSIITTFLPHWKNLNLDLNEMENWTVGLWQTCVTQEEVGMQCKDFDSFLALPAELRISRILMFLSNGLGFLGLLVSGFGLDCLRIGERQQDVKKQLLILGGILFWTAGVTALVPVSWVAHRTVQEFWDETIPEIVPRWEFGEALFIGWFAGFSLLLGGCLLNWAACGTQIPLASGHYAVAEMQTQCSYLENGTANPSV; the protein is encoded by the coding sequence ATGGCTTTAGTCTTTAGAGTAGCAATGCAATTCGTTGGAATTTTGCTATCTCTGCTGGGATGGGTTTTATCCATTATTACAACTTTTTTGCCACATTGGAAAAACCTCAACCTGgacttaaatgaaatggaaaactgGACCGTGGGACTCTGGCAGACCTGCGTCACCCAAGAGGAAGTGGGGATGCAATGCAAGGACTTTGATTCTTTCCTGGCTTTGCCTGCTGAGCTCAGGATCTCCAGGATTTTAATGTTCCTCTCAAACGGCCTGGGATTCCTGGGCCTGCTGGTCTCGGGGTTTGGCCTGGACTGCTTGAGAATTGGAGAGAGACAGCAGGATGTCAAGAAGCAGCTGTTAATCCTGGGAGGAATTCTGTTCTGGACAGCAGGTGTCACAGCCCTTGTTCCTGTCTCTTGGGTCGCCCACAGGACAGTCCAGGAGTTCTGGGATGAGACCATCCCCGAGATTGTGCCCAGGTGGGAGTTTGGGGAGGCCCTCTTTATCGGCTGGTTTGCTGGATTTTCTCTCCTGCTCGGAGGGTGTCTGCTAAACTGGGCCGCCTGCGGGACCCAGATTCCCCTGGCTTCCGGCCACTATGCAGTGGCAGAAATGCAAACTCAGTGTTCATACCTGGAGAATGGAACTGCCAATCCTTCAGTGTAA